A single window of Desulfovibrio sp. G11 DNA harbors:
- a CDS encoding FlgO family outer membrane protein gives MRLYIVIILVMAALLLPLTAAAAGNVPTAATKIARQIDEQLMMRYAGTDPAESKKEQQAVARANIMIMGTTPANLNDLNEASPLARQMMEEVSRWLINAGYRFQELRKGRDIYFDKKKGEFILTRDVNRLASKIGTSQAIMAGTYVVSGEQVRFNIRLIHTTSNEVLAMGSGTIPITEDLLPLLRDPTPGGRGGVMPSVNTRLQ, from the coding sequence ATGAGGCTCTATATTGTTATAATTCTTGTCATGGCTGCCCTTCTGCTGCCGCTGACCGCCGCTGCCGCAGGCAACGTGCCCACGGCGGCTACAAAAATAGCCAGACAGATCGACGAACAGCTCATGATGCGCTACGCGGGAACTGACCCGGCCGAAAGCAAAAAAGAACAACAGGCCGTAGCCCGCGCCAATATAATGATCATGGGTACAACCCCCGCCAACCTCAATGACCTCAATGAGGCCTCACCCCTGGCACGACAGATGATGGAAGAAGTGTCGCGCTGGCTTATCAACGCGGGCTACCGTTTTCAGGAACTGCGCAAGGGGCGCGACATCTATTTTGACAAAAAGAAAGGCGAATTCATCCTTACGCGCGACGTCAACCGCCTTGCCAGCAAAATCGGCACAAGCCAGGCCATAATGGCAGGAACCTACGTGGTCAGCGGCGAGCAGGTGCGCTTCAATATCCGGCTTATCCACACCACCAGCAACGAAGTGCTGGCTATGGGTTCCGGCACGATCCCCATCACCGAAGATCTGCTGCCACTGTTGCGCGACCCCACGCCCGGCGGCAGGGGCGGCGTCATGCCATCGGTGAATACCCGCCTGCAGTAA
- the xseA gene encoding exodeoxyribonuclease VII large subunit — MQEAILTVRELTEQLRKSLEGRFPFVWVRGEVTNFSRPGSGHVYFSLKDQDAQLQCVWFRHMQRQADQGFDPLTGEVFDEPRPSPLELLRNGLDVLCAGRISVYAPRGQYQLAVELVQPAGEGLLAQAFEESKRKLAALGYFDHGRKRPLPRDPQRVALVTSPTGAAIHDFLELARDRGSGSCIRLFPSLVQGAEAAPAIVRALAEANSQAGQNDGPQVIVLVRGGGSLEDLWAFNEESVAKAVFESRLPVLAGIGHEVDMTLADMTADMRAATPSHAAQLLWPPRLELHQRVDEARAALRRAMERRLESAGQRLREYEKALAWFSPQRHHERLYERLAVLDAALARAARHWLESREAQTVRLERALRGSFGLEKLDIFDARLKHLHARLHAALPRLTDERQRALNYAALRLQSAARNHVAQHERSLDVLGAALDAGDPLMPLSRGYALVSAGGSLVRSVETAPPGTEIQVRLADGSLAAVVGSVNHAGRGKRKKT, encoded by the coding sequence ATGCAGGAAGCCATACTGACCGTCCGTGAACTTACGGAACAACTACGCAAAAGCCTTGAAGGGCGTTTTCCCTTTGTCTGGGTACGGGGTGAGGTGACCAACTTCTCACGCCCCGGCTCGGGACATGTCTATTTCAGTCTCAAAGACCAGGATGCGCAGTTGCAGTGTGTCTGGTTCCGGCACATGCAGCGGCAGGCAGACCAGGGGTTTGATCCGCTTACAGGGGAAGTTTTTGACGAGCCGCGACCTTCTCCTCTTGAGCTTTTGCGCAATGGGCTGGATGTGCTTTGCGCCGGGCGCATCAGCGTATATGCGCCGCGCGGGCAGTATCAGCTTGCAGTGGAACTGGTGCAGCCCGCAGGCGAAGGGCTGCTTGCGCAGGCTTTTGAAGAAAGCAAGCGCAAGCTGGCCGCCCTGGGGTATTTTGACCACGGGCGCAAACGCCCTTTGCCCAGGGACCCGCAGCGAGTGGCTCTTGTTACTTCGCCCACCGGGGCGGCCATTCACGATTTTCTTGAACTGGCGCGCGACCGCGGCAGCGGTTCGTGCATCCGCCTTTTCCCGTCGCTGGTGCAGGGGGCGGAGGCGGCTCCGGCCATTGTGCGCGCTCTGGCCGAAGCCAATAGCCAGGCCGGGCAGAATGACGGGCCGCAGGTCATCGTTCTTGTGCGCGGCGGCGGTTCGCTGGAAGATTTGTGGGCCTTTAACGAAGAAAGCGTGGCAAAAGCCGTCTTTGAATCCCGGCTGCCTGTTCTTGCGGGCATCGGTCATGAAGTGGACATGACACTGGCGGACATGACCGCCGATATGCGCGCCGCCACGCCGAGCCATGCGGCCCAGTTGCTCTGGCCACCGCGCCTTGAGTTGCACCAGCGGGTGGACGAGGCCCGGGCGGCCCTGCGGCGCGCCATGGAGCGACGCCTCGAATCTGCCGGGCAGCGGCTGCGTGAATACGAAAAAGCACTGGCCTGGTTTTCGCCACAGCGGCACCACGAGCGTCTGTACGAGCGCCTGGCTGTTCTGGACGCTGCGCTTGCCAGGGCCGCGCGGCACTGGCTGGAAAGTAGGGAAGCGCAGACAGTCCGGCTCGAACGTGCTTTGCGTGGCTCTTTCGGCCTGGAAAAACTCGATATTTTTGATGCCCGTCTGAAACACCTGCATGCGCGTCTGCATGCGGCTCTGCCGCGTCTGACGGACGAGCGGCAGCGTGCCCTGAATTATGCCGCCCTGCGCCTGCAAAGCGCAGCCAGAAACCATGTGGCGCAGCACGAACGTAGCCTGGATGTTCTTGGGGCGGCCCTTGATGCGGGCGATCCCCTCATGCCGCTTTCTCGCGGTTATGCTTTGGTAAGCGCCGGCGGCAGCCTTGTGCGCTCTGTGGAAACAGCGCCCCCCGGTACGGAAATTCAGGTGCGCCTGGCTGACGGCAGCCTGGCAGCCGTGGTCGGCAGCGTGAACCACGCCGGACGCGGAAAAAGGAAAAAAACGTGA
- the ychF gene encoding redox-regulated ATPase YchF, producing MALSIGIVGLPNVGKSTLFNALTKAQNAQAANYPFCTIEPNKATVAVPDTRLQDLTNKAKPQKTINASVDFIDIAGLVRGASKGEGLGNQFLGNIRECAAIVHVVRCFEDENITHVDGGVDPLRDVDTIETELLLADLQSVEKRLERLQKMSKGSKDAKAAAEVMQTLQTHLNDGKAAREFALPEGNEAFLASWRELGLLTAKPVIYCANVDENAVAGGNAFVETLKNFAAGRNAGFACICAKLEEELQGLSDAEQAEMLSSYGITESGLVRIIRTGYETLGLCSYFTVGPQEVRAWTIHKGWKAPQAAGVIHTDFERGFIRAEVISYQDYMSHENEAACRASGVLRVEGKEYVVKDGDVMHFLFNV from the coding sequence ATGGCCCTCAGCATAGGTATCGTCGGTCTGCCCAACGTGGGCAAGTCCACTCTTTTCAATGCCCTTACCAAGGCCCAGAACGCCCAGGCCGCCAATTACCCCTTCTGCACCATCGAGCCAAACAAGGCTACGGTGGCCGTGCCGGACACGCGCCTGCAGGATCTGACAAACAAGGCAAAACCACAAAAAACCATCAACGCCAGTGTGGATTTTATCGACATTGCCGGTCTTGTGCGGGGAGCCAGCAAGGGTGAAGGCCTTGGTAACCAGTTTTTGGGCAACATCCGCGAATGCGCGGCCATAGTTCATGTGGTACGCTGCTTTGAGGATGAAAACATCACCCACGTTGACGGCGGCGTTGATCCCCTGCGTGATGTGGACACCATTGAGACGGAGCTTTTGCTGGCCGACCTGCAAAGTGTTGAAAAACGCCTTGAACGTCTGCAAAAGATGTCCAAGGGCAGCAAGGACGCCAAGGCAGCTGCCGAAGTGATGCAGACCCTGCAGACGCACCTGAATGACGGCAAGGCCGCCCGCGAATTTGCCCTGCCGGAAGGCAACGAGGCCTTTCTGGCTTCGTGGCGTGAACTGGGTCTTCTGACAGCCAAGCCCGTTATCTACTGCGCTAACGTGGATGAAAACGCCGTGGCCGGGGGCAACGCCTTTGTGGAAACCCTCAAAAACTTTGCTGCCGGGCGCAACGCAGGCTTTGCCTGTATTTGCGCCAAGCTCGAAGAAGAACTGCAGGGGTTGTCCGATGCCGAACAGGCCGAAATGCTTTCGTCGTACGGCATTACCGAAAGCGGCCTTGTGCGCATCATCCGCACCGGCTACGAAACACTGGGCCTTTGCAGCTACTTTACGGTCGGCCCCCAGGAAGTGCGGGCCTGGACCATTCACAAGGGCTGGAAGGCCCCCCAGGCTGCCGGGGTCATTCATACGGACTTTGAACGCGGCTTCATCCGTGCCGAGGTCATCTCTTACCAGGACTACATGAGCCACGAAAACGAGGCCGCCTGCCGCGCCAGCGGCGTGCTGCGTGTGGAAGGCAAAGAATATGTGGTCAAGGATGGGGATGTCATGCATTTTCTTTTCAACGTGTAG
- a CDS encoding proline--tRNA ligase, with the protein MRFSSCYIPTLKESPADAEVVSHKLLLRAGMVRRLTSGLYIYLPLGLRVINKIARTVREEMEKAGFRELLMPMVQPGDLWKETGRWEHYGKELLRFKDRNEREYCLGPTHEEVITDLVRGEVRSYRQLPVRLYQVQTKFRDEIRPRFGLMRGREFMMKDGYSFDATAEGAEESYKIMYDAYMSIFSRLGLRFRAVEADTGSIGGNFSHEFMVLADTGEDTIAFCHDCEYAANVERAEVAWRGSPSTGGCPAMEKIATPGAHSVEELTALLGVPASAIVKTMLFKVDGKTVAVLVRGDREVNDIKLKNLLKAQEVELADAATVQAVTAAPVGFAGPVALDVPVYADAELQGGTDYVVGANAADAHLKHVDLARDAAVTAWADLRTITADDQCPRCGGRMELTRGIEVGHIFMLGLKYSEAMHAVFLDENGKERTMIMGCYGIGVSRVAAAAIEQNHDEHGIVFPPPVAPFECVLLNLDPRSEEVNAKVEEIYALLQGMGIEVLLDDREERPGVKFKDADLLGIPMQLVVGGKGLGRGIVECKDRRTGEKGELSAASLEQDFAAWSEKVRQGWASR; encoded by the coding sequence ATGCGCTTCAGCTCCTGCTATATTCCCACGCTCAAGGAATCTCCGGCCGATGCGGAAGTGGTCAGCCACAAGCTGCTGCTGCGGGCGGGGATGGTGCGGCGGCTTACATCCGGCCTGTATATTTATCTGCCCCTGGGCCTGCGGGTGATCAACAAGATCGCCCGCACCGTGCGCGAAGAAATGGAAAAAGCCGGTTTTCGCGAACTGCTCATGCCTATGGTGCAGCCTGGCGACCTGTGGAAAGAAACAGGCCGCTGGGAGCACTACGGCAAGGAGCTGCTGCGCTTCAAGGACCGGAACGAGCGTGAATACTGCCTCGGCCCCACCCACGAGGAGGTCATCACCGACCTCGTGCGCGGCGAGGTGCGTTCTTACCGCCAGTTGCCTGTGCGCCTGTATCAGGTGCAGACCAAGTTTCGCGATGAAATACGCCCCCGTTTCGGGCTTATGCGCGGGCGAGAATTCATGATGAAAGACGGCTATTCTTTTGATGCCACTGCCGAAGGGGCCGAAGAAAGTTATAAGATCATGTACGATGCCTACATGAGTATTTTCAGCCGTCTTGGTCTGCGGTTTCGCGCGGTAGAAGCCGACACCGGCTCCATTGGCGGCAATTTTTCCCATGAATTCATGGTGCTGGCCGACACAGGCGAAGATACCATCGCCTTCTGTCACGACTGTGAGTACGCCGCCAACGTGGAGCGGGCCGAGGTTGCCTGGCGGGGCAGCCCCTCGACAGGGGGGTGCCCCGCCATGGAAAAAATCGCCACGCCCGGCGCACATAGCGTGGAAGAGCTGACGGCCCTGCTGGGAGTTCCCGCCAGTGCCATCGTCAAGACCATGCTTTTCAAGGTGGACGGCAAAACTGTGGCCGTGCTTGTGCGCGGCGACCGCGAGGTCAACGACATCAAGCTGAAAAATCTGCTCAAGGCGCAGGAAGTGGAGCTGGCAGATGCTGCAACAGTGCAGGCCGTTACAGCCGCCCCTGTGGGCTTTGCCGGGCCTGTGGCGCTTGATGTGCCTGTTTATGCCGATGCCGAACTTCAAGGCGGCACGGACTATGTGGTAGGAGCCAATGCGGCTGACGCCCACCTGAAGCACGTGGATCTTGCCCGCGACGCCGCGGTAACCGCCTGGGCGGACTTGCGCACCATCACCGCTGACGACCAGTGTCCCCGCTGCGGCGGCCGCATGGAACTGACCAGGGGCATTGAGGTGGGGCATATTTTCATGCTCGGCCTCAAGTACAGTGAAGCCATGCACGCTGTTTTTCTGGATGAAAACGGCAAGGAGCGGACCATGATTATGGGCTGCTACGGCATAGGCGTTTCCCGCGTGGCCGCTGCTGCCATTGAGCAGAACCACGATGAGCACGGCATTGTTTTCCCGCCGCCGGTAGCTCCTTTCGAATGTGTGCTGCTTAACCTTGATCCCCGCAGTGAAGAGGTCAACGCCAAGGTTGAAGAAATCTACGCCCTGCTGCAGGGCATGGGGATCGAAGTGCTGCTGGACGACCGCGAAGAGCGGCCCGGCGTCAAGTTCAAGGATGCCGACCTGCTGGGTATCCCCATGCAGCTTGTGGTGGGCGGCAAGGGCCTTGGGCGTGGTATTGTGGAATGCAAAGACCGCCGTACAGGCGAAAAGGGCGAGCTTTCCGCCGCCAGTCTGGAGCAGGATTTTGCCGCCTGGTCTGAAAAAGTGCGGCAGGGCTGGGCCAGCCGATAG
- a CDS encoding FlgO family outer membrane protein encodes MHGLLRFILICALALPLMPGCSKAPPSANDPGYVDAVELKLKFRELADQMLATVPNDALQGFVAMPTSFVDENSTSRSSPLGRLMGEAMFYEFNQRGFPAREYRLTGNIAVVGGRDDLALIENAVIPVGQKWAALVVGTYYVDKDATFVNARLVRATDGLVMRTGQLVLVNTPIVARMGKTDPPAPKPAPPAQSASVSTASASKPSGERGSLYPSLYTPASSISSGNVAIKQGK; translated from the coding sequence ATGCACGGTTTATTGCGTTTTATACTCATCTGCGCCCTTGCGCTGCCCCTGATGCCCGGCTGCTCCAAAGCGCCGCCTTCAGCCAATGATCCCGGCTATGTAGATGCCGTGGAGCTGAAGCTCAAATTTCGCGAACTGGCAGACCAGATGCTCGCTACAGTGCCCAATGACGCCCTGCAGGGCTTTGTGGCCATGCCCACGTCCTTTGTGGATGAAAACAGCACATCGCGCAGCTCTCCGCTGGGAAGGCTCATGGGCGAAGCCATGTTTTACGAATTCAACCAGCGGGGCTTTCCCGCACGCGAATACCGCCTGACGGGCAATATTGCCGTTGTCGGCGGACGCGACGACCTGGCCCTGATTGAAAATGCGGTCATCCCCGTCGGGCAGAAATGGGCGGCGCTGGTTGTGGGAACCTATTATGTGGACAAGGACGCCACCTTCGTCAACGCCCGTCTTGTGCGGGCCACCGACGGCCTTGTCATGCGCACGGGGCAGCTTGTACTGGTCAATACGCCCATTGTGGCGCGTATGGGCAAAACAGATCCCCCTGCGCCGAAACCCGCGCCACCGGCACAGAGTGCAAGCGTGTCCACAGCTTCGGCCTCCAAGCCTTCCGGAGAGCGCGGAAGCCTGTATCCCTCACTCTACACACCGGCCAGTTCCATCAGTAGCGGCAACGTAGCCATCAAACAGGGCAAATAA
- a CDS encoding methyl-accepting chemotaxis protein, whose product MRITLTHKYVGSLFGALITCCGVVLFVSIYFMKVPIEDELDKGIRRMQNIILEANEVTSKRFAQSAALIASDSSMIQAIAHKDHALARELGEKSMKMAGSDFMTITDESGKVIARGHSDKYGDSVTNQETVVIALKGQPAAAVVAGTIVPFTIRASQPVVYEGRVVGSISIGTSLVTPAYLDWLKQLSGVNVTIFKGDTRVMTTIVNDGQRAVGTKLQSPEIIDAVLKKGEVYYTHNTILGVDYNSAYWPVKDANNQIIGMWFVGMPMSDLQKLEHEAVDKAILVACGLLVVQLTLSVILGLRVSAPVGKITRYALGVAEGKKDLTLDVYSKDDMGQLANALRHMEENLRRLVQDASEKAEQARLMGEEAQQAMEEAKQAQAQAEIARREGMISAAGQIEGVVERLNASINDIAEQVDNTGGALSHAVARLAETATAMEEMNSTVLEVAKNAGGAADVSASAKLKAQAGSEVVYKAVDGIQEVQRQSLALKDGMTQLDEHARAINQIMSVISDIADQTNLLALNAAIEAARAGDAGRGFAVVADEVRKLAEKTMASTTDVGNAIRAIQQSASQSIQEVELAVHNIASATDFSNKSGEALQEIVGMVDQTADEVRAIATASEQQSATSEEINRSIADVNHIAATTSESMQLAMTELEALRKQAHSLVELIEHMKKA is encoded by the coding sequence ATGCGCATAACGCTCACGCACAAGTATGTGGGTTCGCTATTCGGCGCTCTGATTACCTGCTGTGGGGTAGTGTTGTTTGTTTCCATCTATTTTATGAAGGTCCCCATTGAAGATGAGCTGGATAAGGGCATCCGCCGCATGCAGAATATCATTCTGGAGGCCAACGAGGTCACCAGCAAGCGCTTTGCGCAAAGCGCCGCCCTTATTGCCAGCGACAGCAGCATGATACAGGCCATTGCGCACAAGGATCATGCGCTGGCCCGAGAGTTGGGCGAAAAAAGCATGAAAATGGCCGGGTCGGACTTCATGACCATTACTGATGAGTCCGGCAAGGTCATCGCCCGTGGTCACTCCGATAAATACGGCGACAGTGTGACCAATCAGGAAACCGTGGTTATTGCCCTCAAGGGGCAGCCCGCAGCGGCTGTTGTGGCAGGCACCATTGTGCCGTTCACAATCCGGGCCAGTCAGCCTGTGGTTTATGAGGGGCGGGTAGTGGGGTCCATTTCCATCGGCACCTCTCTGGTCACCCCTGCCTATCTTGACTGGCTCAAGCAGCTTTCGGGAGTTAACGTCACCATTTTCAAGGGCGATACCCGGGTGATGACCACGATCGTGAATGACGGGCAGCGGGCTGTGGGCACAAAGCTGCAATCGCCGGAAATTATCGACGCCGTGCTGAAAAAGGGAGAGGTTTACTACACCCACAACACCATTCTTGGGGTTGACTACAACTCTGCTTACTGGCCGGTCAAAGACGCTAATAACCAGATCATCGGCATGTGGTTTGTGGGCATGCCCATGAGCGACCTGCAAAAGCTTGAGCACGAAGCAGTGGACAAGGCCATTCTGGTGGCCTGTGGCCTGCTTGTGGTGCAGCTTACCCTGTCGGTGATTCTGGGGTTGCGTGTCAGCGCGCCGGTGGGCAAGATCACCCGCTACGCCCTTGGCGTGGCCGAAGGCAAGAAAGACCTCACCCTTGATGTTTACAGCAAGGACGATATGGGCCAACTGGCCAATGCCTTGCGCCATATGGAAGAAAACCTGCGCCGCCTGGTTCAGGATGCAAGCGAAAAGGCCGAACAGGCACGCCTGATGGGCGAAGAAGCGCAGCAGGCTATGGAAGAGGCCAAGCAGGCCCAGGCCCAGGCTGAAATTGCCAGGCGTGAAGGCATGATAAGCGCTGCGGGCCAGATAGAGGGCGTGGTTGAACGCCTTAATGCTTCCATAAACGACATTGCTGAACAGGTGGACAATACCGGCGGCGCGTTGAGCCACGCCGTGGCCAGGCTGGCGGAAACCGCGACAGCTATGGAAGAAATGAATTCCACCGTGCTTGAGGTTGCCAAAAATGCCGGCGGCGCTGCGGATGTTTCGGCCTCGGCCAAGCTCAAGGCCCAGGCAGGCTCCGAAGTGGTATACAAGGCCGTGGACGGCATACAGGAAGTGCAGCGCCAGTCCCTGGCTCTCAAGGATGGCATGACCCAGCTTGACGAGCATGCCAGGGCCATTAACCAGATCATGAGCGTCATTTCCGACATTGCCGACCAGACCAACCTGCTGGCGCTCAACGCGGCCATTGAAGCGGCCCGTGCGGGTGACGCCGGCAGGGGATTTGCCGTTGTGGCCGACGAGGTACGCAAGCTGGCAGAAAAAACCATGGCTTCAACCACAGATGTGGGCAATGCCATTCGCGCCATCCAGCAAAGCGCCTCGCAGAGCATTCAGGAAGTGGAGCTGGCCGTGCACAACATCGCCTCCGCCACAGACTTTTCCAACAAGTCCGGCGAAGCGTTGCAGGAAATCGTGGGCATGGTGGATCAGACCGCGGACGAAGTGCGCGCCATTGCCACCGCCAGCGAGCAGCAGTCCGCTACCAGCGAAGAGATCAACAGGTCCATCGCTGATGTGAACCACATTGCCGCCACAACCTCTGAATCCATGCAGCTGGCCATGACCGAGCTTGAAGCCCTGCGCAAGCAGGCCCACAGCCTGGTAGAACTGATTGAACACATGAAAAAAGCCTAA
- a CDS encoding IS4 family transposase encodes MPHKEILDLSHHTTLFSQLLSLIPGHVFKKLERKHKTGRSSRQFGFKEQFTVMAFIQLAARRSLRDGLRALEAAKRRLYHLGLKSVARSTVADANNSRPVEFFKDLFAEMYGLCHLRAPRHKFRFKCKLYSMDATTISLCLSIFPWASFRRNKAGVKVNTVLDHDGYIPAFLDINNAKTHESRMAKSLSLPKGSIVTFDKGYICYSWFRMLTAKGIFFVTRLKSNAAYKLVDRRAVDRKTGVTSDHIIDVSSRGKTTRLRRIGYRDAKTGKRYEFLTNHFRLSAKTIADIYKERWQIEIFFREVKQNLYIKSFVGRSENAVHIQIYTALTVYLLLAYQKFLSKLGLSVQQLFELICLNLFGKDSLEELLNPRRRKTINTYSYSLLAMGA; translated from the coding sequence TTGCCACACAAGGAGATTTTGGACTTGAGCCATCATACTACACTCTTCTCTCAACTGCTATCCCTGATACCGGGACATGTTTTTAAAAAACTCGAACGCAAGCACAAAACTGGCCGCTCTTCACGCCAATTTGGATTCAAGGAGCAATTCACCGTCATGGCCTTTATCCAACTCGCTGCAAGGCGCTCTTTACGCGATGGGCTTCGCGCCTTGGAGGCGGCCAAGAGACGGCTGTATCACCTCGGCTTGAAATCAGTAGCGCGTTCCACGGTTGCCGATGCCAACAATTCAAGGCCTGTGGAATTTTTCAAAGACCTGTTCGCTGAAATGTATGGCCTGTGCCATCTTCGTGCGCCTCGTCACAAATTCCGCTTCAAGTGCAAGCTGTACAGCATGGACGCCACCACCATCAGCCTATGCCTGTCCATCTTTCCCTGGGCGTCGTTCCGGCGGAACAAGGCTGGCGTGAAAGTAAATACCGTGCTTGACCACGATGGCTACATTCCCGCTTTTCTCGATATCAACAATGCCAAAACCCACGAAAGCCGCATGGCCAAAAGTCTTTCATTGCCAAAGGGTTCCATCGTCACCTTCGATAAAGGCTATATCTGCTATTCCTGGTTTCGCATGTTGACCGCGAAGGGCATTTTCTTCGTAACCCGACTGAAGAGCAATGCTGCCTATAAGCTCGTTGATCGCCGCGCCGTAGACCGGAAAACCGGGGTCACGTCCGATCACATCATTGACGTGAGCAGCCGGGGAAAAACCACTCGTCTACGCAGAATCGGCTATCGCGATGCGAAAACCGGCAAACGGTACGAATTTTTGACCAACCATTTCCGCCTGTCCGCCAAGACAATTGCTGATATCTATAAAGAACGCTGGCAAATTGAAATATTCTTCCGCGAAGTCAAACAAAATCTGTATATTAAAAGCTTTGTCGGGCGCTCGGAGAATGCGGTGCACATCCAGATTTATACGGCCCTGACCGTGTATTTACTCCTGGCCTATCAGAAATTCCTGAGCAAGCTTGGGCTGTCGGTGCAACAACTCTTCGAGCTCATTTGCTTGAATCTGTTCGGCAAGGATTCTCTGGAAGAACTTCTGAATCCGCGAAGACGAAAAACTATAAACACCTATAGTTATAGCCTGTTAGCTATGGGTGCTTAA
- the ispG gene encoding flavodoxin-dependent (E)-4-hydroxy-3-methylbut-2-enyl-diphosphate synthase, with protein sequence MGRNTRAIRLGGVTVGGGAPVVVQSMTNTDTRDPQATLGQIARLAARGCEMVRLAVPDEAAVAALPAIRSGTPLPLIADIHFDYRLAVGALEAGLEGLRINPGNIGPKAHVDRVVDAAKAHGAVIRVGVNSGSVEKDILRKYGGPCPEALVESALGHVRLLEARAFYDTKISLKSSSVLDTITAYRLLAAACDYPTHIGITEAGGLMRGTVKSAVGLGILLHEGIGDTLRVSLTADPAEEVTVAWEILRALGLRSRGPEIISCPTCGRTEIDLFALARAVEDRLATSTASIKVAVMGCVVNGPGEAREADLGVAGGRDKGIIFRKGEVIRSVKGQEALLAAFMEELQSLLNEKENT encoded by the coding sequence ATGGGCAGGAATACCAGAGCAATACGCCTTGGCGGCGTTACTGTGGGCGGCGGCGCGCCTGTTGTTGTTCAGAGCATGACCAATACGGATACCCGCGATCCGCAGGCCACCCTGGGGCAGATTGCCCGTCTGGCGGCCCGTGGCTGTGAAATGGTGCGCCTGGCCGTACCTGATGAGGCGGCCGTGGCGGCCCTGCCCGCCATACGATCAGGTACGCCCCTGCCGCTTATCGCCGACATACACTTTGACTACCGCCTTGCCGTGGGCGCGCTGGAGGCGGGCCTTGAGGGGTTGCGCATCAATCCCGGCAATATTGGCCCCAAGGCGCATGTGGACAGGGTGGTAGATGCGGCCAAGGCGCACGGCGCGGTTATTCGCGTGGGCGTCAATTCCGGCTCGGTGGAAAAGGATATCCTGCGCAAGTATGGCGGGCCTTGCCCCGAAGCTCTGGTGGAAAGCGCCCTTGGGCATGTGCGTCTGCTGGAAGCCCGCGCTTTTTACGACACCAAGATTTCCCTCAAGTCTTCCTCTGTGCTGGATACCATAACAGCCTACCGTCTGCTGGCCGCTGCCTGTGATTATCCTACACATATCGGCATCACCGAGGCCGGGGGCCTCATGCGGGGAACGGTCAAATCTGCCGTAGGGCTGGGCATCCTGCTGCACGAGGGCATAGGCGACACCCTGCGCGTGTCGCTGACGGCAGATCCCGCCGAAGAAGTGACCGTGGCCTGGGAGATACTGCGGGCCCTGGGCCTCCGCTCCCGCGGGCCGGAGATTATTTCCTGCCCCACCTGCGGCCGCACCGAGATAGATCTTTTTGCCCTGGCACGCGCGGTAGAAGACCGCCTGGCAACATCCACGGCCTCCATAAAGGTGGCGGTTATGGGCTGCGTGGTCAATGGTCCCGGCGAGGCGCGCGAGGCTGATCTTGGCGTGGCCGGGGGCCGCGACAAAGGCATTATTTTCCGCAAGGGCGAGGTCATCCGCTCCGTGAAAGGGCAGGAAGCCTTGCTGGCGGCTTTTATGGAAGAACTGCAATCACTGCTTAACGAAAAGGAAAATACCTAA